The following are encoded in a window of Rubellicoccus peritrichatus genomic DNA:
- a CDS encoding M14-type cytosolic carboxypeptidase, with protein MSAETLWIEPENFPMLRHWKMSRQASVDCLSGAQDGRKRDLADATDSTIISIEKPGNYRLWVRGFDAAGNSPGKRHFRVGINGQTSNIAFGTHGKYGLEWQSGGEFELSAGECQIDVIDTSSFWARIDKIMLTTELIYTPEGKGGEENIRHLNKGNTANETPLFNDGITIDANFPGGNIIVSGREQNTFFIRQDLRDNMMDWFYWCFRVRGASGKKLTFKFTGTRAIGVHGPAISTDFSKWKWLGLSQPDEYGEFSYSFEQGEDLVFFSNAIPYVKKNLDEFLEDHRPDKNLDISTLAHTKKGTPVPMITLGRKMEEHTKKIVIVARQHASESMGSYVLEGFMEAFLSQTQVGHWFQSNTTCICIPLVDIDGVEAGDQGKGRSPRDHNQDYTTNKANTYLEIAAIQELLLSLPKKEVCALIDIHCPGLYGRGHELIFQVGQESPLHWQEQVKFAKALEKAENDNKLPYKANNDMAKGEGWNHKSELSTKFSTWSASHFDCLVTTFEFPYANAEGTVVDQDSARAFGKRLCVALKSYLSDSEK; from the coding sequence ATGTCTGCAGAAACCTTATGGATTGAACCGGAAAACTTCCCAATGCTACGACATTGGAAAATGAGCCGACAAGCATCGGTTGATTGTTTGTCAGGAGCACAAGACGGCCGGAAGAGAGATTTAGCAGACGCCACTGATTCAACGATTATATCGATCGAGAAACCCGGGAATTACAGACTGTGGGTTAGAGGGTTTGATGCCGCTGGCAATAGTCCAGGCAAGCGACATTTCAGGGTAGGAATCAATGGCCAAACTTCGAATATTGCATTTGGAACCCATGGAAAATATGGACTTGAATGGCAATCAGGCGGAGAGTTTGAGCTCAGTGCGGGAGAATGTCAGATTGACGTAATTGATACCAGTAGCTTCTGGGCCAGGATCGACAAAATAATGCTGACGACAGAGCTGATTTATACTCCAGAAGGTAAAGGAGGCGAAGAAAATATCAGGCACCTTAATAAGGGAAATACAGCCAACGAAACACCACTATTTAATGACGGCATCACTATTGATGCGAACTTCCCTGGAGGTAATATTATTGTATCCGGTCGAGAGCAAAACACTTTCTTTATAAGACAGGATTTACGCGATAATATGATGGATTGGTTTTATTGGTGCTTTCGAGTTCGCGGAGCAAGTGGCAAAAAACTGACATTCAAGTTTACTGGGACTCGTGCCATTGGAGTACATGGCCCCGCGATCTCTACTGATTTTTCAAAATGGAAATGGCTGGGCCTTTCCCAACCTGACGAGTATGGAGAATTCAGTTATTCTTTTGAACAGGGAGAGGATCTTGTTTTCTTTTCCAATGCGATACCTTATGTGAAGAAAAACCTGGATGAGTTCCTGGAAGATCACAGGCCGGACAAGAACCTCGATATATCGACCTTAGCACATACTAAAAAGGGAACTCCTGTTCCAATGATAACATTGGGGCGAAAGATGGAGGAGCACACAAAGAAAATTGTTATTGTAGCCCGGCAGCATGCTTCTGAATCGATGGGGAGTTACGTCTTAGAAGGTTTCATGGAAGCTTTTCTCTCTCAAACTCAAGTCGGTCATTGGTTCCAATCAAACACTACTTGTATCTGCATCCCATTGGTGGATATTGACGGAGTTGAAGCAGGAGATCAGGGCAAAGGGAGAAGCCCTCGGGACCATAACCAGGATTACACGACAAACAAAGCAAACACCTATCTGGAAATCGCAGCGATTCAGGAACTTCTATTGAGTTTACCTAAAAAAGAAGTGTGTGCCTTGATTGATATTCATTGTCCGGGACTTTATGGCAGAGGACATGAACTGATCTTTCAGGTTGGTCAGGAAAGTCCATTGCATTGGCAAGAGCAGGTAAAATTTGCTAAGGCTCTAGAGAAAGCGGAAAACGACAACAAACTACCCTATAAAGCGAACAATGATATGGCCAAAGGAGAAGGTTGGAATCACAAGAGCGAGCTATCGACTAAATTTTCTACCTGGAGCGCATCTCATTTTGACTGTCTGGTGACAACGTTTGAGTTTCCTTATGCAAACGCCGAAGGTACAGTTGTGGATCAGGACTCAGCAAGAGCATTTGGAAAACGCCTATGCGTCGCCCTCAAAAGCTATCTTAGTGATTCTGAAAAATAA
- the cydB gene encoding cytochrome d ubiquinol oxidase subunit II has product MDLNTIWFILVGVLFTGYVMLDGFDLGVGALHLFTKGDTERRTMLNAIGPVWDGNEVWLVTGGGALFAAFPEVYATVFSGFYEAFFLLLFGLIFRAVAIEFRSKHPHSMWRKGWDISFACGSIASAFLIGVAMGNVVWGIPLDTNHEYTGTFLTQLNPYSLFMGVSTVALFAMHGNIYLIMKTEGELQEKLRRWVKITIPIFVVCFLIFGILTPFVCPQIKAAFIDRPIPLIITFTLALLVVANIPREIHKGREFNAFLSSCGCMTFLMMTFGISVYPNMVFSNPDLANSLTIYNGSSTDKTLGFMLIIAIIGVPIVLTYTACVYYIFRGKVVLTDESY; this is encoded by the coding sequence ATGGATCTCAATACGATATGGTTCATTCTTGTCGGTGTTTTATTCACCGGCTATGTCATGCTGGATGGGTTCGACCTTGGAGTTGGTGCTCTGCATCTCTTCACCAAGGGGGACACAGAACGGCGCACAATGCTCAATGCGATTGGTCCGGTTTGGGACGGAAATGAGGTCTGGCTGGTGACAGGTGGTGGCGCACTGTTTGCCGCCTTTCCTGAGGTTTATGCCACAGTTTTTTCCGGATTTTACGAAGCATTCTTCCTGTTGCTTTTTGGTCTGATTTTCCGCGCTGTCGCAATTGAGTTCCGCAGCAAACACCCTCATTCGATGTGGCGAAAGGGATGGGATATCAGTTTTGCCTGTGGCAGTATTGCATCTGCATTTCTAATAGGTGTTGCGATGGGAAATGTGGTCTGGGGTATTCCACTTGATACCAACCATGAGTACACTGGCACTTTTTTGACTCAGTTAAATCCCTATTCACTCTTTATGGGCGTGAGCACTGTGGCGTTGTTCGCCATGCACGGGAATATCTACCTGATCATGAAAACAGAGGGCGAGCTACAGGAGAAGTTGCGGCGCTGGGTCAAAATCACGATCCCCATCTTCGTTGTTTGTTTTCTGATTTTTGGCATACTGACACCTTTCGTTTGCCCGCAAATCAAAGCGGCTTTCATCGATCGACCGATACCGCTTATCATTACATTTACACTGGCCTTGCTGGTGGTGGCCAACATTCCAAGGGAAATTCACAAAGGCCGTGAGTTTAATGCGTTCCTCAGTTCATGTGGTTGCATGACCTTTTTGATGATGACTTTTGGGATCAGCGTTTATCCCAACATGGTTTTTTCCAATCCCGATCTGGCCAATAGCCTGACCATTTACAACGGCTCATCGACTGACAAGACACTTGGATTTATGCTTATCATAGCAATCATCGGTGTTCCAATCGTCCTGACTTACACCGCATGCGTTTATTACATCTTCCGTGGCAAAGTCGTGCTGACGGATGAGAGCTACTAG
- a CDS encoding response regulator has product MGAKKTANILVVDDQPINIKLLQRKLEREGYDVSTAYNGLECLQVVKERKPDLILLDVMMPEMDGIEACAKLKESEETETIPIIFITAKSSKEGKLEGLEVGAVDYITKPIDLEETLARVRTQLRFQEIHRENLELQMRLAESRRTAAVGAITQGIAHNLNNLLGVVVGYLDLLKNGFDSPDMVKRSVSLMDQAISRMVNIIRQLSTIATHEKIQLAPANLRALLESTIERFKSEYGIEANVTINNELAPDFELPANVEVFESLIGKLLINAWEAYPKNEPNESRDVWIDVSSDKVGDAEYLYIRIHDDGEGIDESVADNLFEPFITTKTSVGRGLGLTMARHTIRNIHGELEVEDKEDGGVVATLSCLLSEPPAEEDDEAFTADSDGMVVQQ; this is encoded by the coding sequence GTGGGCGCGAAGAAAACGGCAAACATACTGGTAGTAGACGACCAGCCTATTAATATTAAACTGCTTCAACGTAAGTTGGAGCGCGAAGGCTATGACGTTTCCACTGCCTATAATGGCTTGGAGTGTCTTCAAGTCGTGAAGGAAAGAAAGCCGGATCTCATCCTCCTGGACGTAATGATGCCTGAAATGGATGGCATCGAGGCCTGTGCCAAGCTCAAGGAGAGTGAGGAAACGGAGACGATTCCAATTATTTTCATCACCGCTAAGTCGTCCAAAGAAGGAAAACTCGAGGGCTTGGAGGTCGGAGCAGTCGACTACATCACCAAGCCTATTGATTTAGAGGAAACATTGGCCCGGGTTAGAACTCAGCTGCGCTTTCAGGAAATCCACCGCGAGAATCTGGAACTGCAAATGCGTTTGGCTGAATCACGCCGGACTGCAGCTGTTGGTGCGATCACTCAGGGAATTGCTCATAATCTCAACAATTTGCTTGGAGTCGTCGTTGGGTACCTCGATTTACTTAAGAACGGTTTTGACAGTCCGGATATGGTCAAGCGTAGTGTTTCCCTGATGGATCAGGCTATCTCGCGTATGGTCAACATTATCCGTCAGTTGAGCACTATTGCGACCCATGAGAAAATCCAGCTTGCGCCAGCTAATCTCCGCGCATTGCTTGAGTCGACGATTGAACGTTTTAAGTCCGAATATGGGATTGAGGCAAATGTCACGATCAACAACGAACTGGCTCCGGATTTTGAACTGCCAGCAAATGTTGAGGTTTTTGAAAGCCTTATTGGTAAGCTCCTAATCAACGCCTGGGAGGCTTATCCAAAGAATGAACCGAACGAAAGTCGTGATGTTTGGATCGACGTCAGCTCGGATAAGGTCGGCGATGCCGAGTACCTCTACATTCGTATTCACGATGATGGTGAAGGTATCGATGAATCTGTCGCCGATAACTTGTTTGAACCATTTATTACCACAAAGACCTCGGTAGGTCGTGGATTGGGACTGACGATGGCACGCCACACCATTCGTAACATTCATGGTGAGCTGGAGGTTGAGGATAAGGAAGACGGTGGAGTCGTTGCCACGCTTTCATGCCTTTTAAGTGAGCCGCCAGCTGAAGAAGATGATGAAGCCTTTACGGCCGACTCTGATGGGATGGTTGTTCAGCAGTAA
- the proC gene encoding pyrroline-5-carboxylate reductase: MSQIGFIGAGRMASAMVEGILRDQVFQANEVACTCGDDPTGPDLAARTGISYQADLNALVTESDVIVLACKPQQFAGLDESLNAAAEGKLVISILAGTTLERLNKKFPLARNIVRSMPNTPGQIGAGITGFASFSELSAQDGSTVTKILESLGTVVSLEEKQLDAVTAVSGSGPAYIFEFTAGLREAAEKSGLDSVTADALARETLIGAALLMQQSKIDPVELRKMVTSPGGTTQAALESFEEDGLRNIISRAVEAACKRSVELAKA; the protein is encoded by the coding sequence ATGAGCCAGATTGGATTTATTGGAGCCGGACGCATGGCCTCTGCCATGGTCGAAGGAATTTTACGCGACCAGGTTTTTCAAGCTAATGAAGTCGCCTGCACTTGTGGTGACGATCCGACCGGGCCCGATCTCGCGGCGAGGACTGGCATCAGCTACCAGGCTGATCTCAATGCGCTGGTAACTGAGTCAGATGTCATCGTTCTTGCATGCAAACCGCAACAATTCGCCGGTTTGGATGAAAGTTTGAATGCGGCAGCAGAGGGTAAGCTGGTGATATCGATTTTGGCAGGGACAACATTGGAGCGTCTGAATAAGAAATTTCCTCTGGCGAGAAATATTGTCCGTTCGATGCCAAATACGCCTGGTCAAATAGGAGCAGGCATTACCGGATTTGCGTCGTTCAGTGAATTATCTGCACAAGATGGATCTACTGTCACAAAAATTCTGGAGTCTTTGGGCACTGTGGTTTCGCTCGAAGAAAAGCAGCTGGATGCCGTCACGGCTGTTAGCGGCAGTGGTCCTGCTTACATCTTTGAGTTTACCGCAGGTTTGCGTGAAGCAGCTGAGAAATCTGGTTTGGATTCAGTGACAGCTGATGCATTAGCCCGCGAAACTCTAATTGGGGCGGCTTTGCTCATGCAGCAAAGCAAGATTGATCCTGTGGAGTTGCGGAAAATGGTGACTTCGCCTGGTGGGACAACGCAAGCGGCCTTAGAGTCTTTTGAGGAGGATGGTTTACGGAACATCATTAGTCGTGCCGTCGAAGCCGCCTGTAAGCGTTCGGTCGAGTTGGCTAAAGCTTGA
- a CDS encoding cytochrome ubiquinol oxidase subunit I — protein MDVEILSRIQFAFTVAFHFLFPPLTIGLGLNLVVMSALWLKTRNPLYHNMARFWTRIFGLIFAIGVATGIVMEFEFGTNWATYSRFVGDVFGSPLAIEGIYAFFLESGFLAILLFGWDKVGPKTHFFATCMVSLGAHFSAIWILVANSWMQTPAGFHLAKKVKVTPDGVEHPYSAQLEPGTFELKEVALPDGYILQTEDLDSIRAVITDFWEMVFNPSSMDRLAHTIIACWITGTFLVISISAYYLLKRRHIPFAKASMKIGLTIGTIAVLLQLWSADSTARGVSENQPVKLAAIEGLAESTTEAPLGIVGMVTWDKDEEGTIIGINEHSIKVKGLLSILVSGDFLNPVEASKTEVKGLNQLPPDEFLLARYPGATPEELKKIRPEYWPNVPVVFQTYHIMIACGMALIGISLLGCFMWMTGKLWQLDWKLTRWFLVILVFSVFLPQIANQAGWFTAEMGRQPWVVYEHLKTSQGLSEAVRAGQVLFSLILFAAIYFLLFLVFIFTLNNKIQHGPSDDITGKNLPERWRAIMMKGGRQTES, from the coding sequence ATGGACGTCGAAATTCTATCGCGCATCCAATTCGCATTCACCGTTGCGTTTCACTTTCTTTTTCCACCTTTGACGATTGGCCTTGGCCTGAATCTGGTAGTCATGTCGGCCCTTTGGCTGAAGACGCGGAATCCGCTTTACCACAACATGGCGCGGTTTTGGACGCGTATTTTTGGGCTGATTTTCGCGATAGGGGTGGCCACTGGCATCGTGATGGAGTTCGAGTTTGGCACTAATTGGGCCACTTACTCGCGTTTCGTGGGAGATGTATTTGGTTCTCCTCTGGCGATTGAAGGGATTTACGCGTTCTTCCTGGAATCCGGATTTTTGGCCATTCTGCTCTTTGGTTGGGACAAAGTTGGTCCGAAAACTCACTTTTTTGCCACTTGTATGGTGTCATTGGGGGCTCATTTTAGCGCAATTTGGATTCTGGTGGCCAATTCCTGGATGCAGACTCCGGCCGGTTTTCACTTGGCCAAGAAAGTCAAGGTCACTCCTGACGGAGTTGAGCATCCTTACAGTGCCCAACTGGAGCCTGGCACATTCGAGCTCAAGGAAGTGGCGCTTCCTGATGGTTATATTTTGCAGACTGAGGATCTCGACAGTATCCGGGCCGTTATCACGGACTTTTGGGAGATGGTCTTCAATCCCTCATCAATGGATCGCCTGGCCCACACCATCATCGCCTGCTGGATCACGGGCACCTTTCTGGTTATCAGCATCAGTGCCTACTATTTGCTCAAGAGACGCCATATTCCTTTTGCCAAGGCCAGTATGAAGATCGGGCTAACCATCGGTACGATTGCGGTGCTTCTGCAATTGTGGAGTGCTGACTCGACGGCAAGGGGCGTTTCTGAGAATCAACCAGTCAAGCTCGCGGCGATTGAAGGTCTGGCTGAGTCCACCACCGAAGCACCATTGGGCATCGTAGGCATGGTGACCTGGGATAAGGACGAAGAGGGTACGATTATAGGGATCAACGAGCATTCCATTAAGGTCAAGGGGCTTCTCAGTATTCTGGTTTCGGGAGATTTTCTAAATCCAGTAGAGGCGAGCAAGACGGAGGTGAAAGGCCTGAACCAATTGCCGCCTGACGAATTCCTCTTGGCCCGCTATCCTGGGGCAACTCCAGAGGAGTTGAAGAAGATCCGGCCCGAGTATTGGCCGAACGTACCCGTTGTTTTTCAGACCTATCACATCATGATCGCCTGCGGAATGGCCCTGATCGGTATTTCGCTGTTGGGGTGTTTCATGTGGATGACGGGGAAGCTTTGGCAGCTCGATTGGAAGCTCACGCGCTGGTTCCTGGTCATTTTGGTCTTTTCGGTTTTTCTTCCGCAGATTGCGAACCAGGCCGGCTGGTTTACTGCTGAGATGGGACGACAACCATGGGTGGTTTATGAGCATTTGAAAACCAGTCAGGGCTTATCCGAGGCAGTTCGCGCTGGGCAGGTACTTTTCTCGCTTATTCTTTTTGCGGCGATTTACTTCCTGCTTTTCCTCGTCTTCATTTTCACTTTAAACAATAAAATTCAGCATGGCCCCAGTGATGATATCACTGGCAAGAATTTACCTGAGCGCTGGCGCGCAATAATGATGAAAGGTGGTCGCCAAACCGAATCCTGA
- the rfaD gene encoding ADP-glyceromanno-heptose 6-epimerase has translation MSLDKKIIVTGGAGFIGSALIWALNQRGIDNILVTDVLGSDEKWKNLVPLKFDDYVEADRLRQVLPVLESEVSAIFHLGACSATTERDCRYLIENNYEYTKILAHWALENDSRFVYASSAATYGDGAEGMDDKDDDLNRLRPLNMYGYSKHMFDLYAQKHGFLDKIVGLKYFNVYGPNEDHKGDMRSVVHKAYGQIRETGSVNLFKSYHPDYKDGEQMRDFYYVKDAVAATIHLAETSSAGGLFNLGSGEANTWLSLVKPIFAALEIPEKIDFIEMPEQLRGKYQYYTKADTTKLDATGFEGLQYSLAEAVTDYVKGYLVTRNRLGD, from the coding sequence ATGTCATTGGACAAAAAGATAATCGTAACTGGAGGTGCCGGTTTTATTGGGAGCGCTTTGATTTGGGCACTGAACCAACGGGGCATCGATAATATACTAGTCACCGATGTGCTTGGTTCGGATGAGAAATGGAAGAACCTGGTGCCCTTGAAGTTTGATGATTACGTCGAAGCGGATCGTTTGCGGCAGGTGCTACCCGTGCTTGAATCTGAAGTCTCTGCTATTTTTCATCTCGGTGCTTGTTCGGCGACTACTGAACGTGATTGTCGTTACCTCATTGAGAACAACTACGAATACACGAAGATTCTAGCTCACTGGGCTCTGGAGAATGACTCACGTTTTGTTTATGCTTCATCTGCTGCAACCTATGGCGATGGTGCCGAAGGGATGGATGACAAGGATGATGACCTTAACCGGCTCCGTCCTTTGAACATGTATGGCTATTCCAAGCATATGTTCGATCTTTATGCGCAAAAGCATGGATTCCTCGATAAAATCGTCGGACTCAAATACTTCAATGTATACGGGCCGAACGAGGATCATAAAGGCGATATGCGTAGTGTGGTTCATAAAGCTTACGGTCAGATTCGCGAAACGGGATCGGTCAATCTTTTCAAAAGCTATCATCCCGACTACAAAGATGGTGAGCAAATGCGTGATTTCTATTACGTTAAGGACGCAGTTGCTGCTACGATTCATTTAGCAGAGACCTCATCCGCTGGTGGTCTTTTTAACCTCGGATCGGGAGAGGCGAATACCTGGCTCTCTCTCGTTAAGCCGATCTTCGCAGCACTTGAAATTCCGGAGAAGATTGATTTCATCGAAATGCCTGAACAATTGCGCGGAAAGTATCAATATTATACTAAAGCCGATACCACCAAGCTGGATGCAACAGGTTTTGAAGGACTTCAATATTCGCTCGCCGAAGCGGTTACCGATTATGTCAAAGGTTACCTGGTCACGAGGAATCGTCTTGGCGATTGA
- a CDS encoding riboflavin synthase, producing MFTGLVEETGKVVAFEEGANSWKLTLEATLVLGDLAIGDSLACNGCCLTVTEIHGNHLVFDLLDETVRLTSFHRYGVGDLINLERSLAVGARMGGHFVSGHVDTKGQVEVFEERGKSTYLKVQSPSEFLKYLAYKGSITIDGISLTVAEVHEDGFSVWLIPHTIAVTNLHQRQVKDPVNLEFDLLAKYVERIVQKG from the coding sequence ATGTTTACCGGATTAGTAGAAGAGACAGGTAAAGTCGTTGCCTTTGAGGAAGGGGCGAACTCATGGAAACTCACCCTTGAAGCAACGCTGGTTCTGGGCGATCTGGCTATTGGAGACAGTCTGGCGTGCAATGGCTGCTGTCTGACAGTGACTGAGATTCATGGAAATCACCTTGTTTTCGATTTACTGGATGAAACGGTCCGTTTGACCTCATTTCATCGCTATGGTGTTGGTGATCTGATTAATTTGGAGCGTAGTCTGGCAGTTGGAGCTCGGATGGGGGGACACTTTGTGTCGGGCCACGTTGATACTAAAGGCCAGGTCGAAGTCTTTGAAGAGCGCGGAAAAAGCACCTATCTTAAGGTTCAGTCACCTTCTGAGTTCCTAAAGTATCTGGCCTACAAGGGCAGCATTACAATCGATGGCATATCACTGACCGTAGCTGAAGTTCATGAAGATGGCTTTAGTGTTTGGCTTATACCGCATACCATTGCAGTGACAAACCTGCATCAGCGACAAGTAAAAGACCCCGTCAATCTTGAGTTTGATCTCTTGGCGAAGTACGTCGAACGCATTGTTCAGAAGGGCTAA
- a CDS encoding AraC family transcriptional regulator, whose translation MDKLQFKMQCEDTWDLLRTEFLWVYWAQVRESPTSPAGNHQTWDGPFEGLSSAFLVHEGQVDLKFGESVYSCFPGNWFFVEPGIRLQRIHPQTNILSIGYEAEWLTGKPLFNSLNLQDAKQANDRLYEISKKLFHQLHGENQVSVSFVEAMQKKKCSLQAHLRFRHVFQEWIASLVDRLEALGAASTIIGSTSPRSLRFIQILENISFSTPLDKRHIENQMQLSWRRLEQIFIEAFEMSPNEFIQRRRFREAKRLLKLRDTPIKEISYLLGFPQASSFSIWFKNQADKSPKAYREAISELGPYIDGPISADSDSKSMEAE comes from the coding sequence ATGGATAAGCTCCAGTTCAAAATGCAATGCGAAGACACTTGGGATCTACTAAGAACCGAGTTCCTTTGGGTTTATTGGGCACAAGTACGGGAATCACCGACAAGTCCGGCTGGAAACCATCAAACTTGGGATGGTCCCTTTGAAGGGCTCAGCAGTGCATTTCTGGTTCATGAAGGGCAGGTTGATTTGAAGTTTGGAGAGAGCGTCTATTCCTGTTTTCCGGGAAATTGGTTTTTTGTTGAGCCTGGCATTCGCTTGCAGCGTATCCATCCTCAAACCAACATTCTGTCGATTGGCTATGAGGCGGAATGGTTGACCGGAAAACCTCTATTTAACTCATTGAACTTGCAGGATGCCAAACAGGCGAATGATCGCCTTTATGAGATATCAAAAAAACTGTTTCATCAATTGCATGGAGAAAACCAAGTGAGTGTTTCTTTTGTTGAAGCGATGCAAAAGAAGAAATGCAGCTTACAAGCTCACTTGCGGTTTCGTCATGTATTTCAGGAATGGATTGCGAGCTTGGTTGATCGACTCGAAGCTTTAGGAGCAGCATCTACGATTATCGGTTCAACCAGTCCCCGAAGTTTGAGGTTCATTCAGATACTCGAAAATATTTCTTTCAGCACTCCACTCGATAAGCGCCATATTGAAAATCAGATGCAATTGAGCTGGAGGAGATTGGAACAGATATTTATTGAAGCTTTTGAAATGAGTCCCAACGAGTTTATCCAGCGGCGAAGATTTCGGGAGGCAAAGCGCTTACTTAAATTGAGAGATACTCCCATCAAAGAAATCTCTTACTTACTGGGTTTTCCTCAGGCATCGTCCTTCAGTATTTGGTTTAAAAACCAAGCAGACAAATCGCCAAAGGCTTATCGTGAAGCCATCTCTGAGTTAGGACCTTATATTGATGGACCAATCAGTGCTGACAGCGATTCGAAGTCCATGGAAGCGGAATAA